A genomic window from Prosthecobacter sp. SYSU 5D2 includes:
- a CDS encoding PIN domain-containing protein, whose translation MTDFIDTSVLVAAAVDSEAFHGECDALLERPALGMYAHGIAETFSTLTGGRKGFRMSAQIVAEVIETDYIPFLTITALSPTEVLRAMRDAESRGVRGGGIFDYLHLVAARKAKAARFYTLNVAHFRACHRAGDPEIVHP comes from the coding sequence ATGACAGACTTTATTGATACCTCAGTCTTGGTGGCAGCCGCTGTGGACTCAGAGGCTTTTCATGGTGAGTGTGATGCTCTGCTGGAACGTCCGGCCCTGGGTATGTATGCACACGGCATTGCAGAGACTTTTAGTACACTGACAGGTGGACGGAAGGGATTTCGCATGTCTGCCCAGATTGTCGCTGAAGTGATCGAAACGGATTATATACCGTTTTTAACCATCACCGCCCTCAGTCCCACAGAGGTCTTGCGGGCGATGCGGGACGCGGAGTCACGTGGTGTTAGGGGAGGAGGGATTTTTGACTATCTGCATCTCGTGGCCGCACGCAAAGCCAAGGCGGCACGGTTTTACACGCTGAATGTCGCTCACTTCCGTGCCTGTCATCGGGCGGGAGATCCGGAAATTGTCCATCCGTAA